AAGTCTTGGATTACGGATCCGCAAACCGGAGATACCCTGCCAGCCCAAAAATTATTCACTATGCAGGGCTTTGCTTTTGCCGGATCCCGGGGGATTCGTCAGGTGGACATCAGCACCGATGGAGGGGAATCCTGGTCGGCCGCCACCCTGGCCCCGGCACTTTCTCCCTACTCATGGGTTATGTGGAGTTATCCCTGGGAACCGCAACGACCTGGTGACTTCTATATTCTGGCTCGAGCGACTGATGGAACAGGGGAACAACAACGGGCGCAAGAACATCCACCATTTCCCGACGGAGCGTCGGGATTGCAAGAAGTCATCGTTTCAGTTATTTAAGAAGAGGGCCCTGCCAACATGATGGAGTGGATCACGCGATTTTCAAGACCGGGGAAAGCACCCTTCATTCTTATCATCTCCTTCGCCCTTTCCATGGGCTGCTCGACTATTCCCCATACGTTTACTCCTTCTCATCCCGTTTCTCCGGAGGCTTTTAGCCATGAAAACTTTCATCAAGCACTCATGGCTCATGTGAAGAACGGCGTTGTGGACTATCCCCGATTCGCTCAAGATTCACGCTTCACTCGTTACCTTCACCTCCTTCAACATATCGCCCCCCAGCAACTTCCGACTCCCAATCATCGTCTGGCCTTTTGGATTAATGTCTATAATGCTTTTGTCATTAAAGGCATCATTGATGGATATGCTCCAACCTCGCTGACTGGACGATACACCTTTTTTATCGGCCGGACATACCAGGTGGGAGGGGAATTATTGAATCTGTATGACCTGGAACAGCACCTCCTGATTCCCGATTTCAAGGAACCCCGTATACATTTTGCTATAGTCTGTGCCTCACAATCCTGTCCAAAACTTCAATCGGCAGTCTACACTCCCGAGTCTCTTGACCAACAACTCACGGCAAGTGCCCGACAGTTTATTAACGATCCCACACGCAACCGGTTCGACCGACAACGCCGCATCGCCTATCTGTCCAAAATCTTCGATTGGTTTTCCGAGGATTTTATTAATCATTCAGGTTCATTGCTTGGCTATGTTGCACAATTCGTCACAGATCCGGATCTCGCGAACGACATCCGCCAGAACCCGTATACCATCGAATTTCTCGACTATGACTGGAGTCTCAATGGAATCCCTCCCCTTCCCCATTCATGAAAAATCTTGGTCCATTCTTATCCCGTTCCTTGGCCTTCTACCCTATGAAATTTTTTTGGTGGGCTTGTAACATCCCATACTCCTCGGAGACTGCCTATGTGAAGACGCGTTTCCTGATGAAAGAAAGAAAGCTCTAAACTGAGCCCTCATGCCCGTCTAAGTGTTGCAGGGCGCAAGAATTTGGAGAACATGTCGGTATGCTGGTGAAATCTGGCGAGCATGTCCACCTGGCGCAATTACTTCAATTTATGGTCCTGGGCGAACAATTGGCTCACGATTGTGCAAAAGCCCAGGCCACCTTGGTGAAGGAACCAGGTCTTCAGCGGTTTCTCGCCGGTCAGGCCAAGCAGGAGGGGCGACATGCAGTGATCTTTCAGTGGGCGATTCGCTGCCTGGCTCCACGGGGTCCACATTCTCTTGTCATTTCTCACCAGATGAATCAGTACCGCCGGCTCATCATGTCCGCCCTGACACGTGGGGACCTTGCGGAATCTCTTCTGGCGGAACAAATTATTCTAGAGGGATTAGGCCAAGCCATTTTACAAAGGCTGGAAACGGGTCTTCTCAAACGGGGCGCTCCGTTTCGAAAACTACGCCAAATACTCCTCCAACAGGAAGAGGCCCATCATGGTTTTGGAATTCGGACATTGCAGAGAATGTTGAACGACGGTCACACATCCATTGACCACCTGAGGGATTTAGCCCCCGCATACTTGGAATTGGGAAAAGCCCTTCTGTTTTCGGCACAGGACTCCTTCTATTTCATTCAGGAAGATCCTCACGAATATTGGAAGGACTTTCAACACGGCCTTCCGGAATGGTTACGAGAGCATCCTCATGGTAGCCCCTTCCTACCGAAAGATCTTTACGTGGCCCGGTAAACGGTGCGCACAGAAGAGTGTTATGATTTGGGTCATCATTCCCACCTATAACGAGGAGAAGGCCCTACCGCACACCATCAGGTCCGTGCTGTCTCAATCAACACCCTACCGGGTCATCGTCGTGGATGGAGGAAGTACCGACCGCACGCTTGAAATCCTTCGCCAGGATCCACAAATTTCATGGTGTATGGCCCACAAAGGGCGCGCATCACAAATGAATGCAGGCGCCCGAATGGTGGTTCAGATGCAGGCTTCCGCCGATGACTGGCTCCTGTTTCTCCATGCTGACACTCAACTCCCTCGAGGGGCCTTCCGGCAATTACACCAACTTGCTTCCGACCCTTCCTCCCAGGCGGGAGGATTCCGCCATCGCTTCTCTGGAAAGGATTGGCGGTTACGCATGATTTCCTGGTTGGATAATCTCCGATGCACACATTCACATATCGTTTATGGGGATCAGGCCTTATTCGTGAGACAAGGCCTGTTCACCCAATTAGGAGGATTCCCTCTGCAGGCCGTTCTGGAAGATGTCGTGTTTGGACAGACCCTCCTGACGAAAACGATTCCCAGACTTTTACCTTTGACGGTCATCACCGATTCCCGGAAATTCGTCAAAATGGGAATATGGCGAAGTTTTATTCGCGTCCTCATGATTATCCTGCATGTGGAATTCGGGCTGCCCACATTTTCTCCTGCCTTTTTCCGGGATGTCCGGTAAACCCCGTCGCTTGGCTCATTCTGTGGGATTTCCATAATGTTGTCATGGGGACAAGGAATCTTCTCCGCGCAGAAACTAACGCTCAGGAATTGGACACAATGAACACGTACTCACTGGGCAGCATGCTTCGATGGCAGAAGCCCCATCGGATTTTTGAAGAAATCCTCCCGAAAACCTCAAGGGTTCAGGGGGCCCGCACCGATATGTTTTACATAAGAGATTCCACCATGAGCCATCGCCACGAACCCATGCCTCATACTGAAGATTTACCGAACTTTCTTCGGGAATTCGACGACGGTGATTTGCAGCGCTATACCTGTTTTTCCAGCGAATTCCGCGATCAACGAATGGAAGCCGGCGCCATGGCCGAAGCCGGCTTTTGGAATGCCGTCGTGAACCTGTGTATCGATGAACGATTGCGGCGGGACCAGGATATTAAGCGATTAGAATATATGTATCGAACCGGCGTGGACCCGGAACACCACTCCTGAACGATTCACACCCATCACGTTCCCTCTTCCGGATTCTCTGTCTTCCAAGCCTCTAATCGCTTCCGGGCTTTTTCGGCAAATTCACTCTCAGGATGTTGCTGAATAATCTTTTCGTATAATTCTTGAGCATGGGCGCGATTATGCTGTTGCTCCTCGAACTGAGCCGTTTCAAATATTTGTTGAGGATCTTCCCCACAACCCCATACTACGACACACATTACCCCAATCCCGATCCACCGATAGCAGGCGTTCATACTGAATGACATGTGTTTCATCGAGAAATTTCCTCCCAAGAATTCTTCTCACACTAAGGAACGCGCAAAGAACCGCCGATACACTTTCTCATGCTCGCTGTGACCAATAATCATTATGTACATCTCCAACTTCAGGAAGGCCGGTTGACTTATGCATGCTGAAGACGAACTGCTTGAATCGCTCAAAAGTTTTAACGATTGCGAAATTCGAGTGTATACCCGTTTTGCGACGGAATGGCGAGACCAACGGTTAAGCGACGGGTCACAGGCTGAAGTCTCCTTTTGGAATTCCGTGATCTCCATGCTGGTGGAGGAGCGTCACCGCCGCAAAGAGGAAGTGCAGCGACTTGAGGCCATGTTTCAAACCGGTCAGGATCCCGGGTAAAAGACCCGGGTTCACGCCCCTCACACGTGCACGTGAAATATCTATTCGCCCAAGCTTCCTGCTCAACTTCCAACACCAGGCCCCGGTTCATATGCCCCTCCACATGGATCCCTCTCACAGCCCCGCACCCTAGCTCTCCCCGAGAACGGTTTCGTACAACGCCTTCGTGCGTTTAGCAATTTTGTCCCAGCCAAAAAATTCTTCCGCCCGTCGTCTCCCGGCTTGCCCCATTGGCGCCCGTAATTCAGGATCCCGCATGAGTTGATTTAAGCGATCGGCCAGGTCCTGGGCAAACCGCTCGGGATCTTTCGGACTAAAGGGAGCTTCTTCCAATTGGTCAACCGGCACCAAAAATCCCGTCTCATCCTCCACAACGACCTCAGGAATGCCGCCGACGGCAGAAGCCACCACAGGCACCTCACAAGCCATGGCCTCTAAATTAATGATCCCGAATGGTTCATAAATAGACGGACAACAAAAAACCCCGGCATGAGAATACAATTCAATGAGACTCGGTTTGTCGAGGATATCCGGTATCCAATAAATATGCTTTCGATGGGCCGAAATCTGGTCGAGCGCCTCTTTCATTTCTGCGGCCATGGCCGGTGTATCAGGAGAGCTGGCACACAAGACTACGGGAAACTCCTCATCCAAATAGGAGAGAGCCTGAATCAAATAGGTAATACCCTTCTGCCGGGTCATTCTCCCCACAAACAACACATAGGGTTGTCCGGCAGGAATCCCATAACGGGTTAACACATCCTGGCTTTGGACATTCCGAAATTCCTGAAGGTCGATCCCGTTATGTATGACATGAATCCGCTCTTCAGGAACCTGAAACAATTTAAGAATGTCTTTCTTGGTTCCTTCGGAAACGGCGATAATGGCATCAGCCATCTCCAGGGCGGTTTTCTCAACCCATAGAGAAAAATCATACCCGCCGGCTAACTGCTCTCGTTTCCAGGGCCGGAGGGGCTCTAATGAATGCGTGGTGATGACCAGCGGAATACCGTAATTGAGCTTGGCCATGATGCCGCCAAAATGGGTATACCAGGTATGGCAATGAATCAGGTCCGCGCCCAACCCCTCGGCATTCATTTGCCAGGAGCGCTGCACCGCGCCAAGGACCGAATGCAAGGGCTTGGGAGCTGTAAACGGAGTGTCTCCTAGAGGAATCCCATGCACCTTCAAATTGCCTTGATCCAGGCGTTGATCACCAAAACAGCGGACTTCGATGGGAAGAAGATGTGATAATTCCCGACTCAAATACTCCACGTGCGCCCCGGCGCCCCCATAGGTGTATGGGGGAAATTCATTGGTGAACATCAAGACTTTCATGGGCAGCGACACTCCATTATGATCGTGAAGACTTCCAGCAGCCTGCTACATTAAAAGATTATTCATACGAAGTCACCTTCCTTTCAAAAAAACGTACGGAGAAAAATGGCAGGACCTGATCCAGACAACGCGCTACCGGATTGACTGAGGGCTGTCACCCTCACAGGTTCCATTCAAAATCACGGAGGGATCTTCTAAAGTACGGAAGACCAAAAACTCGAGACTCACTTGAAGTTTTAAGGAAAGAAAACGCACAATCAAGAATCAAATGGACACGAGATTGCCAAGCAGACCTGACAGCGATTTGGACCAACCATCAGATCTTTAAGG
Above is a window of Candidatus Nitrospira neomarina DNA encoding:
- a CDS encoding DUF547 domain-containing protein encodes the protein MMEWITRFSRPGKAPFILIISFALSMGCSTIPHTFTPSHPVSPEAFSHENFHQALMAHVKNGVVDYPRFAQDSRFTRYLHLLQHIAPQQLPTPNHRLAFWINVYNAFVIKGIIDGYAPTSLTGRYTFFIGRTYQVGGELLNLYDLEQHLLIPDFKEPRIHFAIVCASQSCPKLQSAVYTPESLDQQLTASARQFINDPTRNRFDRQRRIAYLSKIFDWFSEDFINHSGSLLGYVAQFVTDPDLANDIRQNPYTIEFLDYDWSLNGIPPLPHS
- a CDS encoding TIGR04283 family arsenosugar biosynthesis glycosyltransferase, with the protein product MIWVIIPTYNEEKALPHTIRSVLSQSTPYRVIVVDGGSTDRTLEILRQDPQISWCMAHKGRASQMNAGARMVVQMQASADDWLLFLHADTQLPRGAFRQLHQLASDPSSQAGGFRHRFSGKDWRLRMISWLDNLRCTHSHIVYGDQALFVRQGLFTQLGGFPLQAVLEDVVFGQTLLTKTIPRLLPLTVITDSRKFVKMGIWRSFIRVLMIILHVEFGLPTFSPAFFRDVR
- the glgA gene encoding glycogen synthase encodes the protein MKVLMFTNEFPPYTYGGAGAHVEYLSRELSHLLPIEVRCFGDQRLDQGNLKVHGIPLGDTPFTAPKPLHSVLGAVQRSWQMNAEGLGADLIHCHTWYTHFGGIMAKLNYGIPLVITTHSLEPLRPWKREQLAGGYDFSLWVEKTALEMADAIIAVSEGTKKDILKLFQVPEERIHVIHNGIDLQEFRNVQSQDVLTRYGIPAGQPYVLFVGRMTRQKGITYLIQALSYLDEEFPVVLCASSPDTPAMAAEMKEALDQISAHRKHIYWIPDILDKPSLIELYSHAGVFCCPSIYEPFGIINLEAMACEVPVVASAVGGIPEVVVEDETGFLVPVDQLEEAPFSPKDPERFAQDLADRLNQLMRDPELRAPMGQAGRRRAEEFFGWDKIAKRTKALYETVLGES